The Curtobacterium sp. MCSS17_015 genomic sequence CCGGAGCAGCGGTGCGAGCAGGACAGAGTTGAGGATGTGTCGAGTCCACAGCCGGGGCAGCTCGAGCGGCCCGATGAGACCCAGCTCCTCGCCACGGCGCGCGAGTTCGCTGGTGAAGGACCGTGCGCCCTCGATCTGCGCCCCGAAGAGGGATGCGGCAACGGCCGGCTCCGTCTCCAGGACAGGAGGCTCGGAACCGGCCGTGGTGTCGGCGTCGGTCATCGGGTGACGACGGTGTGACGGTCGCGACCCTCACCCTCGGACTCCGAGTGGAAGCCCTTCTCGGCGACCAGGTCGTGCACGAGCTTCCGCTCGTAGGACGACATCGGCGGCAGGGCAGCAGTGGTCGAACCGGCTTCGATGCGCTCGACTGCGGTGTCGACGAGACGCTGCAGCTCCGTGGCCCGGGCATCACGGGATCCACCGATGTCGAGGATCAGCCGGCTGAACTCCCCGGTCTCGGCCTGCACGGCGATGCGGGTGAGCTCCTGCAGCGCGGACACGGTGTCCGGCTTCGCGAGCACCCGGAGCGCCTCACCGTCGTCCGTCACGGTCAGGTACACCCGACCGGCGCGCTCCTCGATCTCGATGTCACCATCGAGGTCGCAGATGTCGAG encodes the following:
- a CDS encoding R3H domain-containing nucleic acid-binding protein translates to MGQAPGEDGEDETRDEADIAADYIEELLDICDLDGDIEIEERAGRVYLTVTDDGEALRVLAKPDTVSALQELTRIAVQAETGEFSRLILDIGGSRDARATELQRLVDTAVERIEAGSTTAALPPMSSYERKLVHDLVAEKGFHSESEGEGRDRHTVVTR